One stretch of Arachis hypogaea cultivar Tifrunner chromosome 20, arahy.Tifrunner.gnm2.J5K5, whole genome shotgun sequence DNA includes these proteins:
- the LOC112784980 gene encoding uncharacterized protein: protein MVVKMMRWRPWPPLVARKYEVRLVVRKLEGCDLLQFDSQESPRLTVEIRWKGPKLTLGSLRRTPLSRNFTREADILDTARTLAQWDEEFHTVCTFNVNKDNAFHPWEIALTLFNGLNQGPKSKVPVLGTALLNIAEFASLADQKDFDLSIPLTIPGVSTESSPSLCISVSLVELRSAQESADVVQRSVVPLSSPSTQSGETNLTEKDELSAIKAGLRKVKIFTEYVSSRKEKIAKTACNELEGSESRCSRSEDYPMDSDSLDDFEEGESDERKEASSFRKSFSYESLAYANAGVNCEDESCIYYSYRKSDDGCSQMEDSTMCSSEPYLSQMSKRSILPWRKRKLSFRSPKGHKGEPLLKKAYAEEGGDDIDFDRRQLSSDESFSLRLYKTEDDSCANCSSVSEFGDDNFAVGSWEQKEVLSRDGHMKLQTQVFFASIDQRSERAAGESACTALVAVIADWFQNNHDLMPIKSQFDSLIREGSSEWRKLCDSETYRERFPDKHFDLETVIQAKIRPLSVVPGKSFIGFFHPEGMDEERFDFLHGAMSFDNIWDEITRVGEECPSNGEPQVYIVSWNDHFFILKVEDDAYYIIDTLGERLYEGCNQAYILKFDSNTLIYKMHDAEKPKGEQQIVEAVQVNGKEMDDQSKSESEKELLCKGKEACKAYIKNFLAAIPIRELQADLKKGLLSSTPLHHRLQLEFNYTQLVQSHAATETSSMATPDTLTSTSAVETTSSVETLSMAATTETLALVVTETPEAFALPEIQEYETLTLTVTDVTMQS, encoded by the exons ATGGTGGTGAAGATGATGAGGTGGCGGCCTTGGCCGCCTCTTGTTGCGAGGAAGTATGAGGTTCGGTTGGTGGTTAGGAAGTTAGAGGGCTGCGATCTGCTGCAGTTTGACTCCCAAGAGTCTCCTAGATTGACGGTGGAGATTAGGTGGAAGGGTCCAAAACTCACTCTCGGCTCTCTACGGAGGACTCCACTCTCCAGAAACTTCACTAGAGAAGCGGATATCCTTGACACTGCAAGAACCTTGGCTCAATGGGACGAGGAGTTTCACACTGTTTGCACGTTCAATGTCAACAAGGACAATGCCTTCCATCCGTGGGAGATCGCTCTCACTCTTTTTAAT GGACTGAATCAAGGGCCTAAGAGTAAGGTTCCTGTTCTTGGGACTGCTCTGTTGAATATTGCTGAATTTGCATCTCTAGCTGATCAAAAGGATTTTGATTTAAGCATTCCTCTCACCATTCCTGGGGTTTCTACCGAATCTTCTCCCTCACTTTGT ATATCGGTTAGCTTAGTGGAGTTAAGATCGGCGCAGGAAAGTGCTGACGTAGTTCAGAGATCTGTAGTTCCCCTTTCATCTCCCTCTACTCAGTCTGGAGAGACAAACTTGACAGAAAAGGATGAGCTATCTGCAATCAAGGCTGGCCTTAGGAAAGTCAAGATTTTTACAGAGTATGTATCCTCTAGGaaagaaaaaatagcaaaaacaGCGTGTAATGAGCTAGAGGGAAGCGAAAGTAGGTGTTCTAGGAGTGAAGATTACCCCATGGATTCTGATTCACTGGATGATTTTGAAGAAGGAGAATCAGATGAGAGGAAGGAAGCTTCCAGCTTTAGGAAGTCATTTAGTTATGAAAGTCTGGCATACGCAAATGCTGGGGTAAATTGTGAAGATGAAAGTTGTATTTACTACAGCTACAGGAAGTCAGATGATGGGTGTTCACAGATGGAGGATTCAACTATGTGTTCATCTGAGCCTTATTTGTCTCAAATGTCAAAGCGAAGCATATTACCGTGGAGGAAGAGGAAGTTGAGCTTCAGATCTCCCAAAGGTCACAAGGGAGAGCCATTATTAAAGAAGGCCTATGCAGAAGAAGGTGGTGATGACATAGATTTTGATCGTCGGCAACTTAGCTCTGATGAATCCTTTTCACTTCGG TTGTACAAGACTGAGGATGACTCGTGTGCAAATTGCTCATCAGTGTCTGAGTTTGGTGATGACAACTTTGCTGTAGGGAGTTGGGAGCAGAAAGAAGTACTGAGTCGTGATGGTCACATGAAGCTTCAGACACAGGTCTTCTTTGCTTCAATTGATCAACGGAGTGAACGTGCAGCTGGTGAGAGTGCATGTACAGCTCTTGTTGCTGTAATTGCTGATTGGTTCCAGAACAATCATGATCTTATGCCCATAAAGTCACAGTTTGACAGTCTAATTCGAGAAGGCTCATCAGAATGGAGAAAACTGTGTGACAGTGAAACCTATAGGGAGCGGTTCCCTGACAAGCATTTTGATTTGGAAACTGTCATTCAAGCAAAGATACGCCCCCTTTCTGTGGTTCCAGGGAAGTCCTTTATCGGTTTTTTCCATCCTGAAGGGATGGATGAGGAGAGATTTGACTTCCTGCATGGTGCTATGTCTTTTGATAACATTTGGGATGAGATCACTCGAGTTGGAGAGGAGTGCCCAAGCAATGGGGAACCCCAAGTTTATATTGTTAGCTGGAATGACCATTTTTTCATCTTGAAAGTTGAAGATGATGCTTATTACATCATTGACACATTGGGAGAGAGGCTTTATGAAGGATGTAATCAGGCTTACATCTTAAAATTTGACAGTAATACACTAATATACAAGATGCATGATGCTGAGAAACCAAAAGGTGAGCAGCAAATTGTTGAAGCAGTACAAGTTAATGGTAAAGAGATGGATGATCAGTCAAAGAGTGAGTCAGAAAAGGAACTCTTGTGTAaagggaaggaagcatgcaaagcgTACATAAAAAACTTCCTGGCTGCAATCCCTATAAGAGAACTGCAAGCTGATCTCAAGAAAGGTCTCTTATCATCAACACCTCTTCATCATAGACTGCAACTTGAGTTTAACTACACTCAACTGGTACAGTCTCATGCTGCAACCGAAACATCATCCATGGCTACTCCTGATACCCTTACTTCAACTTCAGCAGTTGAAACAACTTCATCAGTTGAAACATTATCCATGGCGGCTACTACTGAGACCCTCGCTCTTGTGGTTACCGAGACACCTGAGGCTTTTGCtcttccagaaatccaagaatATGAGACTCTTACTCTTACAGTAACAGATGTTACTATGCAATCTTAA